Within the Desulfovibrio sp. genome, the region CCGACAAGTCCGGTTTCCGTCATTCTCTCGCCTTCTGGCGGCCAGGTTCAGGTTGAAGAAACCCTGCCCGTTGTCATGAATGATGATATGGGCGTTTTAAGCTTTGTGCTGCCGGGCGGTGCTGAAGATCTGCAGATCAATGTGCCGGGGCACGTCATCGCCCGTTGGACGACCTTTCCCCAGGTTCTGGAGCGTAAGGGACATCTCGCCGCCATGCGCGAAGACCTGACAAAAGAGATTAACGAAGTCAACGGCAGGCTGGCAGCACTCAAGGCCCAGTTGGCGCTGTGGCAAAGCCCGCCTGTCAGCAGTTCCTACCAGGACCTTGTGCAGAGAGAAAAACGGCAGGAGGGAGCAATTCCCGGCCTGATCATCGAGCAGGCGAATCTTGTGAGCCATCTGGAAACGCTGCGTCAGCAACTGGACCAGTTGCCCCTGAGTCCGGAGATGGGACAGCGCGTCACCATAGCTCTGCGCAAACCCATCAAGGATAAAAATCTGAAAGTAACCTACAGCTATCAATTGCAAAATTGTGGCTGGCGGCCTGTATATTCTTTTGACGCAAAAACCGGCAATGGCAAGAGCAATGAAACCGCGGTTCGCCTGATGGCTGAAATCTGGCAACTTTCTGGCATTGATTGGCAAAACGCCCAGATTACCCTTATTTCCAGAGGTGAAGGGCCGCGCGAACCTGCAAAGCTGAGAAAGTGGGTCGTCGATTCACAGGCCACGCCTGCTCCCATGCCTACTCCAGTGGCACGTCAGGCCGCCAGCCGGGCCATGATGATGACGGCTGAATCTGACGCGGCCTCTGTGGCACCTCCTGTGGTGCATGACAGCAGCGCCGTGTTCGCCCGCTGGAGCCTTGCCGTGCGCGGCCTGCCCGAGGGGCGCTCCCGTCTGCTCATTGTTGAAGATATGTGGAAAACCTCCCTGCAATGGCTGGCCCGCCCCACCACAGGCGACAGTCGCGTGTGGCTCATGGGCAAGTATACTCTGCCGGCAGAGCAGTCCTGGCCTGATGGTTCCGCAGAGTTTTGCGTGGATGGCCAGGGCGTCGGCCAGGGCTTCTTCACCCCGCGTGGGGGAGAAGCAACCCTGTATTTCGGGCCTGACCCGCGCGTCCACATAAACGTCATTGTGAACAGCAGACGTCGCGGCGAAAGCGGCTTCCTCGAAAAGAGCCGCACGTGGACCTGGGCCTGGACGTACGTGCTGAGCAATACGCACAAGAATCCTGTCAGCGTCCGTCTTGAGCGGCCCATGCCGATGATAGTTGATCAGGGCGTCACGGTTACCTACAACGACGCACCGACCTCACAGCAGGTGCCGGATGAGCAGATGCTGCTTTGGAATGTTGATGTACCCGCCGATGGCAAGGCCGAGGTCAAGCATTCCGTGACCATAACTTCATCCAAAGAAATACCGATGATCAGTGATATTCCCTAATGCGTCCGCATGGGGAGAGCTTATAGCGCAAAAGCCGCCCTGTTCGAGCAGGGCGGCTTTTACAACCACCAAACAAGTGCGTAAACGTTGAGCGAGGAGCAAAATCACGTGAAATTTAACCCCATTTTTTTTGACCTTGACGGTACCATCACCGATTCGGCGCAGGGCATCATACGCGCGGTGCAGTATGCGCTGGAGGCTTTCAATATTTCCGCCTCGGAAGAAAGCCTGATTCCCTTTATCGGCCCGCCACTCCGGGATTCGTTCGCACAGTTTTTTCCCGGAGATACTGAAAAACTGGAACAGGTGGTCGCCAAGTACAGAGAATATTACGGGGAGCAGGGCATTTTTGAGGCTCGCCTGTATGACGGCATTGCAGATCTCTTGTGCCAACTGGCGGAAAAAGGGCACATTCTCGCCCTGGCAACGTCAAAGCCGGAATCCTTTGCCGTGCGCATCATAGAGCACTTTGACCTGACGCGCTATTTTACCTGCATTGCCGGGGCGCAACTCAAGGGAACGCGCACCGACAAACCCGCAGTCCTGCGTTATGCCTGCCAGACTCTCGGCATTACGCCGTCAGAAGCCTGCCTGATGGTTGGCGATCGCAAGTACGACGTGCTTGGAGCGCATGAAGTGGGCATGCCCTGCGCCGCCGTTTTATACGGCTACGGATCCGAAGAAGAACTGAAAAAGGCTGGCGCGGATCAGATATGCCGCGATGTGAAGGCGCTACGGAAGTTATTGACCGGAGAATGATGGGCTTTATTGGAACGCTTGCGACAGAAGCAAGGTGATGTCCATCTGTTCGGCCTCATTGCCTGCCAGAGAACGCTCAATCTCAACTCCCGGCTCTCTGCTCAAATCCAGGGCGTACGGCTTTACGGGTCTGCCCACCGGATCGAAAGCCAGCATGATGCATGGCAGCGCGGGGAAGTTGGGATTGGAGCGGCAAACAACGCCGCGCTCGCCGCTGGACAGCTGCACTGGTGTACCCACAGGGTAGATTCCCATCATTTTGATAAAGCGCTCAACATATCCGGGGGCCCAGGCCTGTCCCCGCATTTTGTACATGAGGGCCAATGCCACATTGGCTGGCATGGGCGTTTTATACACTCTTCGGGCTGAAAGGGCGTCGTAGTTGTCGCTCACGGAAAGAATGCGGCCATAAATGCCTATTTTTTTTTCCGGACAGACCATACGGATAGCCTGTGCCATTGTGCCGTTCATGATGCTGCACGACACCCTGCAGAACTTCAGGCCGCACGTTTTCGACCTTTTTGAGATGATTGTAACCAAGCAGCACATGAGACTGCATGATCTCCTGCTCGTTGGGTAGAAGCCGACGTGGTGCGTTGAGAATTTCCTGTGGCACAAAAGCTTTGCCAAAGTCATGTAAAAGACTGGACATGCCAACAAGATGCAGGTTGTCTTCTGATAGTCCGAGATAATGGGCGTACGCAACAGCGAAAATGGTTACATTAACCGAGTGCGTGTAGGTGTATTCGTCCGAGCTTTTAAGCTTTGACAAGGAGATGAGCGCGTCAACATTGCGGTTGAGACTGTTGACAATGGACTCCACATATGGCTGGGATGCCGCAACGTCTATGGCGCCGCCCTGAGCGGCCTGCATCAGGCTTTTAACATGCTCGAAAGAATCCGAATAGATGGCTTTGGCCTGAGGCATCTCCTCATCCAGAGAAACCAGTGAGGTGCGGGGATCGGGCCAGTCCGAAAAGTCATCATCACCGTTTGCCAAACCGCCCGGATGGTCAGCATCGGGGTCTTTTGCAAAGCTGTCCATTTGACGGAAACGGCTGGGGTCATGGTACGCTTCTGCAAAACCCTGCCTGACGATAGTATCTATTTCTTCCTGCGAAGTAATAAGCCCCTCTTGCATATACAAAAGGGGAGCTCTAAGCCAGGAAATACCCGGATTAACAATAAACATCCCTGGCTTGAGCTCAGTAATAATTATTTTTACTGGATCCATAGCCACGAAAGCCTCTCTATGTCCGGGTCACTGCGACATGACCCGGATATACACGTCTGGAGTAAAGACTCACTAGCGTTATCATTGAAATCAATCTGACGGTTGCGCGAGCAAGGCCTGCCATAAATGGGCAAATTCGGCCTGTCAGATCTGTTATCGCCACCACAGGGGGGGCGTCAGCTTTGAACGGTATGTATTCAAAGCTGATATCCTCTAGCCGATATCCCAGTCAAGGCCGAAAGTGTCGTGCAGTATGCGTACTGCCAGCTCAACGTACTTTTCCTGAATCAAAATGGTGATCTTGATTTCGGAAGTGCTGATCATAAGAATATTGATGCCTTCCTGCGTAAGGGCGGCAAATGTGCGGGCCGCGACGCCGGAATGGTTGCGCATGCCAACACCAATGGCCGAAACCTTGGCCACGCTCACATCGTGCAGAACTTCGGATGCGCCGGTTTTTTCGGCAACTTCTTTCATCACCGCCAGAGTTTGCTGCAGATCTTTGCGCGAAATGGTGAAGGTGATGTCCGTATGACCGTCCAGGCTGGTGTTCTGAACAATCATGTCGACCAGAATGCCTTTTTCAGAGAGCGGCCCGAACACGGCAGCGGCCATTCCAGGTACATCGGGCAGATCGCGCATGGTTACGCGGGCTTGATCTTTATCATAGGCAATGCCGGAAACAAGAACGGCTTCCATGCTGGAATCCTCCTGAGTAACAAGGGTGCCGGGATCACTGCTGAATGTGGAGCGCACCCGCACGGGAACTTTGTATTTTTTGGCAAATTCCACCGAACGTATGTGCAGAACCTTGGCCCCCATGCTGGCCATTTCCAGCATTTCTTCATAGGCGACGCGGTCCATTTTACGGGCGGTTGAGCAGATGTTGGGGTCAGTGGTATAGACGCCGTCAACATCTGTATAAATTTCGCATTCGACTGATCCCAGAGCCGCAGCCAAAGCCACAGCCGAAGTGTCGGATCCGCCGCGACCGAGGGTGGTTATGCGGCCGTCTTCAGTGCAACCCTGAAAACCCGCCACCACAAGCACATCGTAGTCTTCCAGAAAAGCGTACAGAGCTTTGCTGTTTATGGAGCGGATACGCGCGCGGCCGAAGTCTTCGTCAGTGGTAATGGGTATCTGCCAGCCCAGCAGGGATCTGGCACGAATTCCCGCATCCTTGAGCAGCATGGTAAACAGGCTGATGGAAACCTGTTCGCCTGTGGCCACAAGCGCGTCGCATTCGGCTTTGTCCGGCGTGCCCGACCATTCATCGGCAAGCGCTAAAAGGTGATTGGTTTCGCCAGACCTGGCTGACAATACGGCTATAACCTTGTTGCCTTGAGCGAGGCCGTGCAGAACTTTTTCCCGCACCTGCTTCATGCACTCAAGTCTGGCCACAGAGGTGCCGCCGAACTTTTGTACTAAAATTTTCATGCCTGTATCCATTGCCCACTATCCTTAAAGAGTACAACAGGCCAGCCGCATAGACGGCCGGGCCCCAGCCTCAGGCTTTGCGCATGGGCCATTGACCGCGCAAATGACGCAACAAAGCTTCGGCTCGGGAGCCGTGCGCCTGTATCGTCAGTAATCGATGTTCTTCGCATGCCTTTAATGTGATGTCCAGATATTCTTCGGGTCTGTCCTGCTCGGGCAG harbors:
- a CDS encoding HD-GYP domain-containing protein, which produces MDPVKIIITELKPGMFIVNPGISWLRAPLLYMQEGLITSQEEIDTIVRQGFAEAYHDPSRFRQMDSFAKDPDADHPGGLANGDDDFSDWPDPRTSLVSLDEEMPQAKAIYSDSFEHVKSLMQAAQGGAIDVAASQPYVESIVNSLNRNVDALISLSKLKSSDEYTYTHSVNVTIFAVAYAHYLGLSEDNLHLVGMSSLLHDFGKAFVPQEILNAPRRLLPNEQEIMQSHVLLGYNHLKKVENVRPEVLQGVVQHHERHNGTGYPYGLSGKKNRHLWPHSFRERQLRRPFSPKSV
- a CDS encoding aspartate kinase, which produces MKILVQKFGGTSVARLECMKQVREKVLHGLAQGNKVIAVLSARSGETNHLLALADEWSGTPDKAECDALVATGEQVSISLFTMLLKDAGIRARSLLGWQIPITTDEDFGRARIRSINSKALYAFLEDYDVLVVAGFQGCTEDGRITTLGRGGSDTSAVALAAALGSVECEIYTDVDGVYTTDPNICSTARKMDRVAYEEMLEMASMGAKVLHIRSVEFAKKYKVPVRVRSTFSSDPGTLVTQEDSSMEAVLVSGIAYDKDQARVTMRDLPDVPGMAAAVFGPLSEKGILVDMIVQNTSLDGHTDITFTISRKDLQQTLAVMKEVAEKTGASEVLHDVSVAKVSAIGVGMRNHSGVAARTFAALTQEGINILMISTSEIKITILIQEKYVELAVRILHDTFGLDWDIG
- a CDS encoding DUF4139 domain-containing protein; protein product: MSTGGAWAVPGKIATTAPTSPVSVILSPSGGQVQVEETLPVVMNDDMGVLSFVLPGGAEDLQINVPGHVIARWTTFPQVLERKGHLAAMREDLTKEINEVNGRLAALKAQLALWQSPPVSSSYQDLVQREKRQEGAIPGLIIEQANLVSHLETLRQQLDQLPLSPEMGQRVTIALRKPIKDKNLKVTYSYQLQNCGWRPVYSFDAKTGNGKSNETAVRLMAEIWQLSGIDWQNAQITLISRGEGPREPAKLRKWVVDSQATPAPMPTPVARQAASRAMMMTAESDAASVAPPVVHDSSAVFARWSLAVRGLPEGRSRLLIVEDMWKTSLQWLARPTTGDSRVWLMGKYTLPAEQSWPDGSAEFCVDGQGVGQGFFTPRGGEATLYFGPDPRVHINVIVNSRRRGESGFLEKSRTWTWAWTYVLSNTHKNPVSVRLERPMPMIVDQGVTVTYNDAPTSQQVPDEQMLLWNVDVPADGKAEVKHSVTITSSKEIPMISDIP
- a CDS encoding HAD family hydrolase, with translation MKFNPIFFDLDGTITDSAQGIIRAVQYALEAFNISASEESLIPFIGPPLRDSFAQFFPGDTEKLEQVVAKYREYYGEQGIFEARLYDGIADLLCQLAEKGHILALATSKPESFAVRIIEHFDLTRYFTCIAGAQLKGTRTDKPAVLRYACQTLGITPSEACLMVGDRKYDVLGAHEVGMPCAAVLYGYGSEEELKKAGADQICRDVKALRKLLTGE